A genomic stretch from Flavobacterium sp. KS-LB2 includes:
- a CDS encoding GNAT family N-acetyltransferase, which translates to MIQFKSVAISDIETVVSMMKAFYAIDNYPIDVDVSRTLFKEFISNENLGKSWLILSDNEIVGYVILTFVFSFEYQGKIAFLDELYLNEKARGIGIGSQAVQFVLEESKKLSLKLIYLEIENHNQNAQKLYIANGFELHNRKLMTYKIK; encoded by the coding sequence ATGATTCAATTTAAATCAGTAGCAATTTCTGATATTGAAACGGTTGTCAGCATGATGAAAGCATTTTATGCAATTGATAATTATCCTATTGATGTTGATGTCTCCAGAACTTTATTTAAAGAATTTATTTCGAATGAAAATCTGGGAAAATCATGGCTCATTTTATCTGATAATGAAATTGTAGGCTATGTTATTCTAACCTTTGTTTTTAGTTTTGAGTACCAAGGTAAAATTGCTTTTTTAGACGAATTATATTTGAACGAAAAAGCCCGAGGAATTGGAATTGGAAGTCAAGCCGTACAATTTGTTTTAGAGGAAAGCAAAAAATTATCATTAAAATTAATCTATCTAGAAATAGAAAATCACAATCAAAACGCACAAAAATTGTATATTGCAAACGGTTTTGAATTACACAATCGGAAATTAATGACCTACAAAATCAAGTAA
- a CDS encoding S46 family peptidase: MKFLKLFLLLFVIQTQAQQGGMWIPSLLKGMNENEMKNLGMKMSIKEIYDVNQSSMKDAVPHFNGGCTSEVISPKGLILTNHHCGYSQIQSHSTVENDYLTDGFWAYKMEDELPNEGLTVTFIVKIEDVTVSVLEGTAALTSEAEKQKKIQENISALSISLPKENWQENKIRTFYEGNQYMLFVTETFTDVRLVGAPPTSIGKFGSDTDNWVWPRHTGDFSLFRIYADKNNRPAKYSKENVPYTPKHFLPISLDGVAEDDFTLVFGYPGKTNEYLPAVAIEQIVNELNPAKIEIRDKALKVADGFMRKDNAIKIQYASKYASIANYWKKWIGETQGLKKSNAVAAKKETEKAFQQKIAKAGKEKEYGTLLADFEKNYTAIAPYALARDYFMEIVQRNTELLSTGYKLYQLEQVYNARGEQAFNDRKNNLITGLADFYKNFNATVDERVFEQLIELYATKSSKQFLPQSLININAKNLALEIYSKSKLQNYDSLKKLLSGDARTVITNLNADPGFVLVKELSDKYAKEIAPKYDEINLTITALQRTYMKAQLELNTDGRIFPDANSTLRVTYGKVKGYEPKDATLYTPITYLDGVMEKYIPGDYEFDVPGKLIDLYKTKDYGPYSENGKMPVCFIGTNHTTGGNSGSPAMDAYGNLIGLNFDRVWEGTMSDIYYDPSICRNIMVDIRYVLFIMDKYAGAKNLISELKLVHPKKSKPLKKKNLQ; encoded by the coding sequence ATGAAATTTTTAAAACTATTCCTATTATTATTCGTTATTCAGACACAGGCACAACAAGGTGGTATGTGGATTCCTTCCTTATTAAAAGGAATGAATGAAAACGAGATGAAAAATTTAGGCATGAAAATGTCTATTAAAGAGATCTATGATGTCAATCAATCAAGTATGAAGGATGCCGTTCCACACTTTAATGGCGGTTGCACCTCTGAAGTTATTTCCCCAAAAGGATTGATTTTGACCAATCACCATTGTGGATATTCTCAAATCCAATCACATTCAACTGTAGAAAACGATTACCTGACAGACGGTTTTTGGGCTTATAAAATGGAAGATGAATTGCCAAATGAAGGTTTGACTGTAACTTTCATTGTCAAAATAGAAGATGTAACCGTATCTGTTCTGGAAGGAACTGCTGCGCTTACAAGTGAAGCTGAAAAACAGAAAAAAATTCAGGAAAACATTTCGGCATTAAGCATTTCTTTACCAAAAGAAAATTGGCAAGAAAATAAAATTCGTACATTTTATGAAGGAAATCAATACATGCTCTTTGTAACCGAAACTTTTACTGATGTTCGTCTAGTTGGTGCTCCACCTACATCAATAGGAAAATTTGGTTCTGATACTGACAACTGGGTTTGGCCACGTCATACTGGAGATTTTTCTCTATTTAGAATCTATGCTGATAAAAATAATCGACCAGCAAAATATTCAAAAGAGAATGTTCCTTACACTCCAAAACACTTTTTACCTATCTCACTTGATGGCGTAGCCGAAGATGATTTTACTTTGGTATTTGGTTATCCTGGAAAAACAAATGAATATTTGCCTGCTGTTGCAATTGAACAAATTGTAAACGAATTAAATCCGGCAAAAATTGAGATTAGAGACAAAGCTTTGAAAGTTGCCGATGGTTTTATGCGAAAAGACAACGCTATCAAAATTCAATACGCTTCAAAATATGCGAGTATCGCTAATTATTGGAAAAAATGGATTGGCGAAACACAAGGATTGAAAAAATCAAATGCGGTAGCTGCAAAAAAAGAAACTGAAAAAGCATTTCAGCAAAAAATAGCAAAAGCAGGAAAAGAAAAAGAATATGGAACACTATTAGCTGATTTCGAGAAAAACTACACAGCAATCGCTCCTTACGCTTTGGCAAGAGACTATTTTATGGAAATAGTTCAACGCAATACTGAATTACTGAGCACTGGATATAAATTGTACCAATTAGAGCAAGTTTACAATGCAAGAGGAGAGCAAGCGTTCAATGACAGAAAAAACAATTTGATTACCGGACTAGCTGATTTCTACAAAAACTTCAATGCAACTGTTGATGAAAGAGTTTTTGAACAATTGATTGAATTATACGCTACAAAATCTTCCAAACAGTTTTTGCCACAAAGTTTGATCAATATCAATGCTAAAAATTTAGCATTGGAAATATATTCTAAATCCAAACTTCAAAATTATGACAGTTTGAAAAAATTACTATCCGGAGATGCTCGTACGGTCATAACAAACTTAAATGCCGACCCAGGCTTTGTTCTAGTAAAAGAATTATCCGATAAATACGCAAAAGAAATTGCGCCAAAATACGACGAAATCAATTTAACTATTACAGCATTGCAACGCACCTATATGAAAGCGCAATTGGAGTTGAATACAGATGGTCGCATTTTTCCAGATGCAAACAGTACCCTAAGAGTAACTTATGGAAAAGTAAAAGGATACGAGCCTAAAGACGCTACACTATACACACCAATAACCTATTTAGATGGGGTAATGGAAAAATACATTCCAGGTGATTACGAATTTGATGTTCCTGGAAAATTAATTGATCTTTACAAAACAAAAGATTATGGTCCATATAGCGAAAATGGGAAAATGCCGGTTTGTTTTATTGGTACGAATCATACTACTGGAGGTAACTCAGGAAGTCCAGCCATGGATGCTTACGGAAACTTAATAGGACTTAATTTTGATAGGGTTTGGGAAGGAACCATGAGCGACATCTATTACGACCCAAGTATTTGTAGAAACATTATGGTAGACATACGCTACGTCCTATTTATCATGGATAAATATGCTGGTGCAAAAAATTTGATAAGTGAACTAAAACTAGTTCACCCAAAGAAAAGTAAACCTTTGAAAAAGAAAAACTTACAGTAA
- a CDS encoding 3-deoxy-D-manno-octulosonic acid transferase codes for MLFLYTLMVQFAGFLLKIAAFFSPKMKLFVEGRKPVFTILEQKIKPADKTIWFHAASLGEYEQGLPVIEKIKEQFPSHKIILTFFSPSGYEVRKNNTVADVTVYLPLDTKKNAYQFLKLIHPDLVFFIKYEYWPNYLSELKKRNTKTYLISGILRKNQLFFKWYGGFYRKALNTFTYFFVQNETSKKLLQQIDKTNVSVSGDTRFDRVATILDKDNSLDFIAQFKENTLTVVVGSSWPKDENLLVNFINSNTLKVKFIIAPHNIKEEQIQQLKDSITKKTILFSEKEGKNPADFDVFIIDTIGILTKIYSYADIAYVGGGFGNSGIHNVLEPATFGVPVLIGPNYSHFAEAVALVNMEACISINTIEKLDEALKNLITNDDIRQEKGHMCSTFVQMNKGATSIILKHILNDSI; via the coding sequence ATGCTTTTTCTTTATACTTTAATGGTTCAGTTTGCTGGCTTTTTATTAAAAATAGCGGCTTTTTTCAGTCCAAAAATGAAACTTTTTGTCGAAGGTCGTAAACCGGTTTTCACAATTTTGGAACAAAAAATAAAACCTGCCGATAAAACAATTTGGTTCCACGCTGCCTCCTTAGGCGAATATGAGCAGGGCTTACCTGTAATTGAAAAAATAAAAGAGCAATTCCCATCACATAAAATCATTCTGACTTTTTTCTCGCCATCAGGTTATGAGGTTCGAAAAAACAACACCGTAGCTGATGTAACGGTCTACTTGCCTTTGGATACTAAAAAAAATGCATACCAATTTTTGAAACTCATTCATCCAGATTTAGTATTTTTTATCAAATATGAATACTGGCCAAATTATTTATCTGAACTCAAAAAACGAAATACCAAAACCTATTTAATTTCTGGAATTCTGAGAAAAAACCAACTGTTTTTCAAATGGTATGGTGGCTTTTACAGAAAAGCATTAAACACATTCACTTACTTTTTTGTACAAAATGAAACTTCAAAAAAACTACTACAACAAATAGATAAAACGAATGTTTCGGTTTCTGGCGATACTCGATTTGACAGAGTTGCCACAATTTTAGACAAAGACAATTCCTTAGATTTTATTGCTCAATTTAAAGAGAATACGCTAACAGTCGTTGTAGGAAGCTCATGGCCAAAAGATGAAAATTTACTAGTGAACTTTATTAATTCGAATACACTAAAGGTCAAATTTATAATTGCACCACACAATATCAAAGAAGAACAAATTCAGCAATTAAAAGACAGCATCACTAAAAAAACCATTTTATTCTCTGAAAAAGAAGGAAAAAATCCTGCTGATTTTGACGTTTTCATCATTGATACTATTGGTATTTTGACAAAAATTTACAGTTATGCTGATATTGCGTATGTAGGTGGTGGTTTCGGAAATTCTGGCATTCACAATGTGTTGGAACCAGCAACTTTTGGAGTTCCAGTACTCATCGGACCTAACTATTCGCATTTTGCAGAAGCAGTCGCATTAGTAAATATGGAAGCTTGTATTTCTATTAACACTATTGAAAAGCTGGACGAAGCATTAAAAAACCTTATCACAAATGATGATATCAGGCAAGAAAAGGGCCATATGTGTAGCACTTTTGTGCAAATGAACAAGGGTGCAACAAGTATCATTCTAAAACACATCTTAAATGATTCAATTTAA
- a CDS encoding DUF1508 domain-containing protein translates to MGAFVISKRYNDEYKFVFTSRKGKVVFTSLSYELKFECEEDIEKFKATIGLADFLKFKSSSGKFYFKLMLEGNHFATSRKYTTSLRLQKGIDEIVRYGANSEVLDFSGNDFIFSD, encoded by the coding sequence ATGGGAGCTTTTGTTATTAGTAAAAGATATAACGACGAGTATAAGTTTGTTTTTACTTCCAGGAAAGGAAAAGTTGTTTTTACAAGTTTAAGTTATGAACTTAAGTTTGAGTGCGAAGAGGACATTGAAAAATTTAAAGCTACAATTGGTTTGGCTGACTTTTTAAAGTTTAAATCTTCTAGTGGGAAATTCTATTTTAAGTTAATGCTGGAAGGGAATCATTTTGCAACAAGTAGAAAATATACGACATCGTTGCGTTTGCAGAAAGGAATCGATGAAATCGTGCGATATGGTGCAAATTCAGAGGTATTGGATTTTTCTGGAAATGATTTTATTTTTTCGGATTAA
- a CDS encoding RNA methyltransferase: MRKLENSELDRKSIEAFKQSEKTPLILVLDDIRSLHNIGSVFRTADAFLIEKIYLCGITATPPNKEIHKTALGATDTVTWEHHESVLAVIEKLKAEEVMTLAIEQVESAIFLQDFKVKKGEKYALVFGNEVYGVSQEAVALCDGCIEIPQLGTKHSLNISVSAGIVVWDLFQKLNWPK; the protein is encoded by the coding sequence ATGAGAAAGCTAGAAAACAGCGAACTGGATCGAAAATCTATTGAAGCCTTTAAACAATCTGAAAAAACACCTCTGATTTTAGTATTAGATGATATCCGCAGTTTGCATAATATTGGCTCCGTATTTAGAACTGCCGACGCTTTTCTAATTGAAAAAATATATTTATGTGGTATTACTGCCACACCTCCAAACAAAGAAATTCACAAAACAGCATTAGGAGCGACAGATACGGTAACTTGGGAACATCACGAAAGTGTTCTTGCTGTTATCGAAAAATTAAAAGCCGAAGAGGTAATGACACTTGCTATAGAACAAGTAGAAAGCGCCATTTTTCTTCAAGATTTTAAAGTTAAAAAAGGAGAGAAATATGCTTTGGTTTTTGGAAACGAAGTATATGGTGTTTCACAGGAAGCAGTTGCACTATGCGATGGTTGTATTGAAATCCCACAATTAGGCACCAAACATTCCTTGAACATATCCGTTAGTGCAGGAATTGTAGTTTGGGACTTATTTCAAAAACTGAACTGGCCAAAATGA
- the mutS gene encoding DNA mismatch repair protein MutS, with product MASKDKVVKETPLMKQYNEIKRKYPDACLLFRVGDFYETFGEDAVRASKILGIVLTKRGAGSETETALAGFPHHSLNTYLPKLVKAGLRVAICDQLEDPKMTKTIVKRGVTELVTPGVSMNDEVLQSKTNNFLASVFFTTKSIGISFLDVSTGEFLTAQGNAEYIDKLLQNFNPSEVLIPKNNKSDFREIFGEDYHSFYLEDWIYKEDYAFETLTKHFQTISLKGFGIEELKEGIIASGAILYYLSETQHNKVQHITSIQRIAEDAYVWMDRFTIRNLELYHSYNPNAVTLLDVIDKTLSPMGGRLLKRWLALPLKDSAKIKNRHEVVSYLKENQSVLKNIQNQIKQISDLERLISKIAAGKVSPREVVYLKESLDAIIPIKNLALESPQEAVKVIGDSLHSCELLREKIKTVLNQDAPVAIAKGNAIAKGINAELDELRAISTSGKEFLEGIEKRESQLTGISSLKISFNNVFGYYIEVRNMHKDKVPVEWIRKQTLVNAERYITEELKEYETKILGAEEKIHKIEVELFEQLVGWIATYIKPVQMNANLVAQLDCLCSFTQLAIENKYVCPELDETFELEIKNGRHPVIEKQLPVGMPYIANDVFLDRETQQLIMITGPNMSGKSAILRQTALIVLLAQMGSFVPAESVRMGVVDKIFTRVGASDNISMGESTFMVEMNETASILNNISDRSLVLLDEIGRGTSTYDGISIAWAIAEFLHEHPSKPKTLFATHYHELNEMSESLPRIQNFNVAVKELKDTVLFIRKLVKGGSAHSFGIHVAKMAGMPQIVILKAQKLLKKLEKNHSSDALNGIKAAQDDMQMSFFNLDDPLLEEIKDEIISLDINTITPMEALMKLNEIKRMLTRK from the coding sequence TTGGCATCTAAAGATAAAGTAGTTAAGGAAACTCCGTTAATGAAGCAGTACAATGAGATCAAAAGAAAGTATCCTGATGCTTGTCTTTTGTTTCGTGTGGGAGATTTTTATGAGACATTTGGAGAGGACGCAGTTCGTGCTTCAAAAATATTAGGAATTGTCTTAACGAAGCGCGGAGCGGGTTCAGAGACGGAAACTGCACTAGCTGGTTTTCCGCATCATTCCTTGAATACCTACCTACCAAAATTAGTCAAAGCTGGACTTCGTGTGGCAATTTGTGACCAGCTCGAAGATCCTAAAATGACAAAAACCATTGTAAAGCGTGGGGTTACGGAATTAGTGACTCCTGGTGTTTCTATGAATGATGAGGTTTTGCAATCTAAAACCAATAACTTTTTAGCCTCTGTTTTTTTTACTACTAAATCAATAGGGATTTCTTTTCTGGATGTTTCAACAGGGGAGTTTTTAACGGCGCAAGGCAATGCAGAATACATTGATAAACTGTTGCAAAACTTTAATCCAAGCGAAGTTTTAATTCCAAAAAATAATAAAAGTGATTTCCGGGAAATTTTCGGAGAGGACTATCATAGTTTTTATCTGGAAGACTGGATTTATAAAGAAGACTACGCATTCGAAACTTTAACGAAGCATTTTCAGACCATCTCTTTGAAAGGATTTGGAATCGAAGAATTAAAAGAAGGAATTATTGCTTCGGGAGCTATTTTGTATTATCTATCCGAAACACAACACAATAAAGTGCAGCACATTACATCTATTCAGCGTATTGCCGAAGATGCTTATGTTTGGATGGATCGTTTCACGATTCGCAATCTGGAATTGTATCACAGTTATAATCCTAATGCGGTTACACTATTGGATGTTATTGATAAAACGCTTTCGCCAATGGGTGGTCGTTTGTTGAAACGTTGGTTGGCGCTTCCTCTGAAGGATAGTGCTAAAATAAAAAACCGCCATGAAGTGGTTTCTTATTTAAAAGAGAATCAGTCCGTTTTAAAGAACATTCAAAATCAAATTAAGCAAATTTCTGATCTGGAACGTCTAATCTCAAAAATTGCTGCGGGAAAAGTATCACCTCGCGAAGTGGTGTATCTTAAAGAATCCTTAGATGCAATTATTCCGATAAAAAACTTAGCTTTAGAAAGTCCGCAAGAAGCAGTAAAAGTAATTGGAGATAGTTTGCACAGTTGTGAATTGTTACGCGAAAAAATCAAAACTGTTTTGAATCAAGATGCGCCTGTGGCTATTGCCAAAGGAAACGCGATAGCCAAAGGAATCAATGCTGAATTAGATGAGTTGCGTGCAATATCAACTTCTGGAAAAGAATTCTTGGAAGGAATTGAAAAACGAGAATCACAACTAACGGGAATCTCTTCGTTGAAAATTTCTTTTAATAACGTTTTTGGCTATTACATTGAAGTTAGAAACATGCATAAGGACAAAGTTCCTGTGGAATGGATTCGAAAACAAACTTTGGTCAATGCTGAACGCTACATCACCGAGGAATTAAAAGAATACGAAACTAAAATTCTTGGTGCTGAAGAAAAAATTCATAAAATAGAAGTAGAATTGTTCGAACAATTAGTTGGTTGGATTGCTACGTATATCAAACCGGTTCAAATGAATGCTAATTTGGTGGCACAACTAGACTGTTTGTGTTCTTTCACGCAATTGGCCATCGAAAATAAATATGTTTGTCCAGAACTTGACGAAACATTCGAACTAGAAATTAAAAATGGTAGGCATCCCGTTATCGAAAAACAATTGCCTGTTGGTATGCCTTACATTGCCAATGATGTTTTTTTGGATAGAGAAACACAACAATTGATTATGATTACGGGTCCAAATATGTCTGGAAAGTCCGCTATTTTGCGTCAAACTGCCTTGATCGTGCTATTAGCTCAAATGGGAAGTTTTGTTCCTGCAGAAAGCGTGAGAATGGGAGTTGTCGATAAAATATTCACTAGAGTAGGAGCCAGCGATAATATTTCGATGGGTGAATCTACGTTTATGGTCGAAATGAATGAAACGGCTTCTATCTTAAATAACATTTCGGATCGAAGTTTAGTGCTTTTGGATGAAATTGGGAGAGGTACGAGTACTTATGATGGAATTTCTATTGCTTGGGCGATAGCTGAGTTTTTACATGAGCATCCTTCAAAACCCAAAACATTATTTGCAACGCATTATCACGAGTTGAATGAAATGAGTGAATCATTGCCAAGAATTCAGAATTTTAATGTGGCTGTTAAAGAATTGAAAGATACGGTGCTTTTTATTCGAAAATTGGTAAAAGGGGGAAGCGCACACAGTTTTGGAATACATGTAGCAAAGATGGCGGGAATGCCTCAGATTGTAATTTTGAAAGCACAAAAGCTTTTGAAGAAATTGGAAAAGAATCATTCTAGCGATGCCCTGAACGGAATTAAAGCGGCGCAAGACGACATGCAAATGAGCTTTTTTAATCTAGATGATCCTTTATTGGAGGAAATCAAAGATGAGATTATAAGTCTGGATATAAATACGATTACGCCTATGGAGGCACTGATGAAACTCAATGAGATTAAAAGAATGTTGACTAGAAAATAA
- a CDS encoding DUF1573 domain-containing protein has product MKKIITLAMLVVLGVATSTAQETSKKLKASTTKAVTAKVNGAGMVFVSETIDYGTVAYNSDGRREFVFTNNGNKPLIITNAQGSCGCTVPTYPKEPIAPGAKGVIGVKYDTSRGGQAFTKTVTLTTNAVVPTKTLTIKGNVLAAPAAKS; this is encoded by the coding sequence ATGAAAAAAATAATTACCCTAGCTATGCTAGTTGTTTTAGGAGTGGCAACTTCTACTGCACAAGAAACTTCAAAAAAATTAAAAGCATCAACAACTAAGGCAGTTACTGCAAAAGTAAATGGTGCAGGAATGGTTTTTGTAAGCGAAACTATTGACTATGGTACTGTTGCCTATAACTCAGATGGTAGACGTGAATTTGTTTTCACAAATAACGGTAACAAACCTTTAATCATTACTAATGCTCAAGGATCTTGTGGTTGCACCGTTCCTACTTATCCAAAAGAACCAATTGCTCCAGGAGCAAAAGGAGTTATTGGAGTAAAATATGATACTTCAAGAGGCGGTCAAGCTTTTACTAAAACAGTAACATTGACAACTAACGCTGTTGTTCCAACCAAAACACTTACAATAAAAGGAAATGTTTTAGCTGCTCCTGCCGCAAAAAGCTAA
- a CDS encoding PG1828 family lipoprotein, whose translation MKKVFLSLAAVAVLTVVSCKKADAPAEDAAAVVDSAAAVVDSAAAVVDSAAVVVDSAAAVATDAAATATEAAKK comes from the coding sequence ATGAAAAAAGTATTTTTAAGTTTAGCTGCTGTTGCTGTTTTGACTGTTGTATCATGTAAAAAAGCTGACGCTCCTGCTGAGGACGCTGCTGCTGTAGTTGATTCTGCTGCTGCTGTTGTTGATTCTGCTGCTGCTGTAGTTGATTCTGCTGCTGTTGTTGTTGATTCTGCTGCTGCTGTTGCTACTGACGCTGCTGCTACTGCTACTGAAGCTGCAAAAAAATAA
- a CDS encoding T9SS type B sorting domain-containing protein produces MADCSATSFYSRKKNTAEISKSLINKSHRNCIKNLNPLLIADNAPRITATGNQNYCPGTSLKIVTDVSITNSDITDTGSDAIYIQISSGYVNGQDLIQLANPSLHPTIISSWDIASGKLKLYSPTGADVLYSDFVKAIKDIEYSNSSASPSGTRNFSITIGQANYLPRNGHYYLYVPNLGISWTAAKAAAEASTYYGLQGYLATLTAADEAKISGEQAVGNGWIGGSDAGSEGVWKWMTGPENGTVFWNGGINGSSPTYANWNSGEPNNSNNNEHYAHVKAPGVPGTPGSWNDLQLNGDSSGDYQAKGYIVEYGGMPGDPILEIATSTTLTIAQITETMPASRCDSGTVTLQATSSNGTVNWYDAATGGTLLTTVNTYTTPFLSATTTYYVDAGCSNRTAVTATINTIPTITTTNSPVSRCGSGMVTLQATTNVGNINWHSSSTSSTIIGTGTSLTVPNVTNNSTYYAEAINNECTNVNRIPVEVIIYSPPAVLDQEVTLCKSSTLTLDAQIPNMNYLWSTGETTSTITVSTPGIYTLDVTSLTPENCTSRKKITVVEHTTPVINTIDVNGTTVVIYLIKSEEYFEYSVDGINYQSSNVFFNVSSGLQTAYVREVNSCGADSKTFVVLIAPKFFTPNNDAYNDVWEIKGLINYPEAEVTIFDRYGKLITKLSATNLTWNGTFNKNLLPADDYWYILKIDNTKPVLKGHFSLKR; encoded by the coding sequence ATGGCAGATTGTTCCGCCACTTCCTTTTATTCGAGAAAGAAAAATACTGCTGAAATCTCAAAAAGCCTTATAAATAAATCACATCGTAATTGTATCAAAAATCTAAATCCATTATTAATTGCAGATAATGCTCCACGAATTACAGCAACTGGAAATCAGAATTACTGTCCTGGAACCTCATTAAAAATAGTAACCGATGTTAGCATAACAAACTCAGATATCACTGACACAGGCTCAGATGCGATTTACATTCAGATTTCTTCGGGATACGTTAATGGGCAGGATTTAATTCAATTAGCCAATCCCTCATTACATCCAACAATTATTTCCAGTTGGGATATTGCCTCAGGAAAATTAAAATTATACAGCCCAACTGGAGCAGATGTTTTATATAGCGACTTTGTAAAAGCGATAAAAGACATTGAATATAGCAATTCATCCGCTTCTCCTTCAGGGACTCGGAATTTTTCAATAACAATAGGGCAAGCCAATTATTTACCTCGAAATGGACATTATTACCTGTACGTCCCAAACTTAGGAATTAGTTGGACCGCCGCCAAAGCTGCAGCTGAAGCAAGCACTTATTACGGATTACAAGGCTACCTAGCTACACTCACGGCAGCCGACGAAGCAAAAATATCTGGAGAGCAAGCAGTTGGTAATGGCTGGATTGGTGGTAGCGATGCTGGATCAGAAGGAGTCTGGAAATGGATGACTGGTCCTGAAAATGGAACTGTTTTTTGGAACGGAGGAATAAATGGCTCCTCTCCAACTTACGCAAATTGGAATTCTGGAGAGCCTAATAACAGCAATAATAATGAACATTATGCGCACGTTAAAGCCCCTGGTGTTCCAGGAACACCAGGATCATGGAACGACTTACAATTAAATGGTGATTCAAGTGGCGATTATCAGGCAAAAGGATATATTGTTGAATATGGAGGAATGCCTGGAGATCCAATACTTGAAATTGCAACTAGCACAACCTTAACAATTGCACAAATAACAGAAACAATGCCTGCTTCACGATGTGATTCCGGCACAGTTACGCTACAAGCAACCTCCTCTAATGGTACGGTGAATTGGTATGATGCCGCAACTGGCGGAACTTTATTAACAACAGTCAACACCTATACAACACCATTTTTATCAGCTACAACAACTTATTATGTTGATGCCGGATGCTCTAATAGAACAGCAGTTACAGCCACCATAAATACTATTCCCACCATTACAACTACCAACTCTCCTGTTTCCAGATGCGGATCAGGAATGGTAACACTTCAAGCAACCACTAATGTTGGTAATATAAACTGGCATTCTAGTTCAACCAGCAGCACAATCATAGGAACTGGAACAAGCCTCACTGTACCCAATGTTACTAATAATTCAACCTATTACGCAGAAGCAATTAACAACGAATGTACTAATGTAAACAGAATTCCCGTTGAAGTTATTATTTATTCCCCTCCAGCTGTTCTGGATCAAGAGGTAACACTATGTAAGTCAAGCACACTAACACTTGATGCACAAATTCCTAACATGAATTACTTATGGTCTACCGGCGAAACAACATCAACAATTACAGTTTCAACTCCTGGTATTTATACCTTAGACGTTACCAGTCTTACACCTGAAAATTGTACCAGCAGAAAAAAAATCACTGTTGTTGAGCATACAACTCCGGTGATAAACACTATTGATGTAAACGGTACAACGGTTGTAATTTATTTAATAAAATCAGAGGAATATTTTGAATATTCTGTTGACGGAATCAACTATCAAAGTTCGAATGTATTTTTCAATGTATCGAGCGGTTTACAAACAGCGTATGTAAGAGAAGTCAATTCTTGCGGGGCAGACAGCAAAACATTTGTAGTTTTAATTGCTCCAAAATTCTTTACCCCAAACAACGATGCCTATAATGACGTATGGGAAATAAAAGGATTGATTAATTATCCAGAAGCAGAAGTGACCATTTTTGATCGCTATGGAAAATTAATTACTAAACTAAGTGCAACCAATCTAACTTGGAACGGAACTTTCAATAAAAATTTATTACCGGCTGACGATTATTGGTACATCTTGAAAATCGACAATACAAAACCTGTATTAAAAGGACATTTTTCTCTAAAAAGGTAA